In Halobaculum magnesiiphilum, the following proteins share a genomic window:
- a CDS encoding NUDIX domain-containing protein, whose product MTDSYVVNVDAAVYRLRDGDPEYLLIERGADEDHAAGTMGLPGGTMETSPDDPADLGGAGAIESTLRRELREEVAVEVGEVVVVTSGVFALDTGEPCLNVVCLAEHEAGDPYPAAPDEVAAVDWYTLDRVAGDDGDEADMPGFTRGYVEAAEAARTTDP is encoded by the coding sequence ATGACCGACAGCTACGTCGTCAACGTCGACGCCGCGGTGTACCGCCTCCGCGACGGCGACCCGGAGTACCTGCTGATCGAGCGCGGCGCCGACGAGGACCACGCCGCGGGGACGATGGGCCTCCCCGGCGGGACGATGGAGACGAGCCCCGACGACCCGGCGGACCTCGGGGGCGCCGGCGCCATCGAGTCGACCCTCCGGCGGGAGCTCCGCGAGGAAGTCGCCGTCGAGGTCGGCGAGGTCGTGGTCGTCACGAGCGGCGTGTTCGCGCTGGACACCGGCGAGCCGTGTCTGAACGTCGTCTGCCTCGCCGAGCACGAGGCGGGCGACCCCTACCCGGCCGCGCCCGACGAGGTCGCCGCCGTCGACTGGTACACGCTCGACCGGGTCGCCGGCGACGACGGCGATGAGGCCGACATGCCCGGATTCACTCGCGGGTACGTGGAGGCGGCGGAAGCGGCACGAACGACGGACCCGTGA
- a CDS encoding 5'-deoxyadenosine deaminase — translation MLLAGTVVADPETVVEDGAVVVEDDTIVAVGDDADLRDRYPGHERREFGIVAPGTVGAHVHSVQSLGRGIADDAALLDWLEDHVLPMEAGLGADGMRLAAELGYLECIESGVTTVIDHLSVHHAEEALEAAIESGIRARAGKVLMDTNAPDGLRQDTERALAESEGLIWTYHGADDGRIRYAVTPRFAVTCTDECLRGCRELADAYDGVRIHTHASENTDEIAVVEERTGERNVEYLHEVGLTGEDVILAHCVHTDDREREIIAETGTHVTHCPSSNMKLASGIAPVEDYLARGVNVALGNDGPPCNNTLDPFTEVKQASLLAKVDALDPTSVDAPTALRMATLNGARAAGFERVGALREGWRADVLGIDTDLTRATPIHDPVGHLVFAAHGDDVTFTMVDGAVLYDEADGGHVRLDAERIRREANAFDVPGI, via the coding sequence GACGACGCCGACCTCCGGGATCGCTACCCCGGGCACGAGCGACGCGAGTTCGGGATCGTCGCGCCCGGCACCGTCGGCGCGCACGTCCACTCCGTGCAGTCGCTCGGACGGGGGATCGCCGACGACGCCGCCCTCCTCGACTGGCTGGAGGACCACGTGCTCCCGATGGAGGCCGGCCTCGGAGCCGACGGAATGCGACTCGCCGCCGAGTTGGGCTATCTGGAGTGCATCGAATCGGGCGTCACCACGGTGATCGACCACCTCTCGGTCCACCACGCCGAGGAGGCGCTGGAGGCGGCGATCGAGTCGGGAATCCGCGCTCGCGCCGGGAAGGTGCTGATGGACACGAACGCGCCGGACGGGCTGCGCCAGGACACCGAGCGGGCGCTCGCCGAGTCCGAGGGACTCATCTGGACGTACCACGGCGCCGACGACGGCCGGATCCGCTACGCCGTAACGCCGCGCTTCGCCGTCACCTGCACCGACGAGTGTCTGCGCGGGTGTCGCGAGTTGGCCGACGCGTACGACGGCGTTCGCATTCACACCCACGCCTCCGAGAACACCGACGAGATCGCCGTCGTCGAGGAGCGAACCGGCGAGCGCAACGTCGAGTACCTGCACGAGGTCGGCCTCACGGGCGAGGACGTGATCCTCGCACACTGCGTCCACACCGACGACCGCGAGCGCGAGATCATCGCCGAGACGGGCACGCACGTGACCCACTGTCCGTCCTCGAACATGAAGCTCGCCTCCGGGATCGCGCCCGTCGAGGACTACCTCGCGCGCGGCGTGAACGTCGCCCTGGGCAACGACGGTCCTCCCTGTAACAACACGCTCGACCCGTTCACAGAGGTGAAGCAGGCGAGCCTGCTCGCGAAGGTCGACGCGCTCGACCCCACCTCGGTCGACGCCCCGACTGCCCTCCGGATGGCGACGCTGAACGGCGCGCGGGCCGCGGGCTTCGAGCGCGTCGGCGCGCTCCGGGAGGGGTGGCGCGCGGACGTGCTCGGCATCGACACCGACCTGACGCGGGCGACGCCGATCCACGACCCCGTGGGCCACCTCGTGTTCGCGGCCCACGGCGACGACGTGACGTTCACGATGGTCGACGGCGCGGTCCTGTACGACGAGGCCGACGGCGGGCACGTGCGCCTCGACGCCGAGCGGATCCGCCGCGAGGCGAACGCCTTCGACGTGCCCGGAATCTAG
- a CDS encoding phosphoribosyltransferase — translation MSDLPDDFDCTVTNWEYIYGLCRDVSDQVKAANFEPDVVVALARGGWFAGRCICDFLGLNDLTSLKMEHYVGTAEKSGEPTVRYPMPEGSVEGKDVLIIDDIADTGGSIKRAHEYVADRDCGEVRTATLQLLQTSEFDPDFVGEQLEEWTWMVYPWNFIEDMIDLTSGAMEQADAETFSVEDVRHYLAEFHGIDRIEMEIAQPGRVEEVLDEMERRDVVRETADGYRLLDNAGDE, via the coding sequence ATGAGCGACCTCCCGGACGACTTCGACTGTACGGTCACCAATTGGGAGTACATCTACGGGCTGTGTCGGGACGTCTCCGATCAGGTGAAGGCCGCGAACTTCGAGCCGGACGTGGTCGTCGCGCTCGCGCGCGGCGGCTGGTTCGCGGGCCGTTGTATCTGTGATTTCCTCGGGCTCAACGACCTCACGAGCCTCAAGATGGAGCACTACGTCGGCACCGCCGAGAAGTCGGGCGAGCCGACCGTGCGCTACCCGATGCCGGAAGGGAGCGTCGAGGGCAAGGACGTGCTCATCATCGACGACATCGCCGATACGGGCGGCTCGATCAAGCGCGCCCACGAGTACGTCGCCGACCGCGACTGCGGCGAGGTGCGCACGGCGACGCTCCAGCTGCTGCAGACCTCGGAGTTCGACCCCGACTTCGTCGGCGAACAGCTCGAGGAGTGGACGTGGATGGTGTACCCCTGGAACTTCATCGAGGACATGATCGACCTGACCTCGGGGGCGATGGAGCAGGCGGACGCCGAGACGTTCTCCGTCGAGGACGTGCGCCACTACCTCGCGGAGTTCCACGGCATCGACCGCATCGAGATGGAGATCGCCCAGCCGGGACGCGTCGAGGAGGTGCTCGACGAGATGGAGCGCCGCGACGTGGTTCGCGAGACGGCCGACGGCTACCGCCTGCTCGACAACGCCGGCGACGAGTGA
- the dapB gene encoding 4-hydroxy-tetrahydrodipicolinate reductase, with protein MAAETGDSIRVAVTGAGGRMGREVIEAASDRDDCEVALAVNRSPVDPVAGVEVRDAADLPALLAGADPAVDVLVDFTGPDSSVEYVTAAAGAGVACVVGTTGFDDEQEAAIADAADAVPVLRASNFSRGIAALRRAVSAAAAALPGYDVEVTETHHNGKVDAPSGTALTLLDDIEEARPDLDERVHGREGDAPRTDGEIGVHARRAGDIAGEHEVLMAGDENVLELTHRAGSRRVFAAGALDAAAWLAGRDAGAYDFTEVLE; from the coding sequence ATGGCGGCCGAGACGGGCGACTCGATCCGGGTCGCCGTCACCGGCGCCGGCGGCCGGATGGGACGGGAAGTGATCGAGGCCGCGAGCGACCGCGACGACTGCGAGGTCGCGCTGGCGGTCAACCGCTCGCCGGTCGACCCCGTCGCCGGCGTCGAGGTCAGGGACGCGGCCGACCTGCCGGCGCTGCTCGCGGGCGCCGACCCCGCGGTCGACGTGCTGGTCGACTTCACCGGCCCCGACTCAAGCGTCGAGTACGTCACCGCCGCCGCCGGGGCGGGCGTCGCCTGCGTCGTCGGCACGACCGGCTTCGACGACGAGCAGGAGGCCGCGATCGCCGACGCCGCCGACGCGGTTCCCGTCCTGCGCGCGTCGAACTTCTCGCGGGGGATCGCGGCCCTGCGCCGGGCAGTCTCGGCCGCCGCCGCCGCGCTCCCCGGCTACGACGTGGAGGTCACGGAGACCCACCACAACGGGAAGGTGGACGCGCCGAGCGGAACGGCGCTCACCCTCCTCGACGACATCGAGGAGGCCCGCCCCGACCTGGACGAGCGCGTCCACGGCCGCGAGGGCGACGCCCCGCGGACGGACGGGGAGATCGGTGTCCACGCTCGCCGCGCGGGCGACATCGCCGGCGAGCACGAGGTGCTCATGGCCGGCGACGAGAACGTGCTGGAACTGACCCACCGCGCCGGCTCCCGGCGCGTGTTCGCCGCCGGCGCGCTCGACGCCGCCGCGTGGCTGGCCGGCCGCGACGCCGGCGCCTACGACTTCACGGAGGTACTCGAATGA
- a CDS encoding DUF7504 family protein has translation MSDGPGTSDPPPDGDRPVLLLAPAHRPPDDEACIDLLAGEDPSAANVVSVTLEATPDDRLSVWRREVGDELPNRATVVDAGSGADPQSQAVASDEFPRMDVDVLPEHADLMDLCLSIASTLGEWRSSEGRTVLCFHSLSTALRRFEPERVIGFVNGLNALCERMGVRAHHHLDPDGHDEETIATLRPLYGTIVEHVPDGGWIVSADDRSDTEPSFRETSAPPGGAARTDPERPETVPMPYSFDSVVDLVSEPRRRTLLYVLRSCRCDEIHFDRLIDLVDERERSIPRRRSDRSRGDLEISLGHVHLPKLDDIGVVDYDDAAGVVRYHRNRGLESCVRYVETLELG, from the coding sequence ATGAGTGATGGACCCGGAACGTCCGATCCGCCGCCTGACGGCGATCGGCCGGTGCTCCTCCTGGCGCCCGCCCATCGACCCCCCGACGACGAGGCGTGCATCGACCTGCTCGCTGGCGAGGACCCGTCCGCGGCGAACGTCGTGAGCGTCACCCTGGAGGCGACGCCGGACGACCGACTGTCGGTCTGGCGGCGGGAGGTCGGGGACGAGCTCCCGAACCGGGCGACGGTCGTCGACGCAGGCAGCGGCGCCGACCCCCAATCCCAGGCGGTCGCATCCGACGAGTTCCCGCGGATGGACGTCGACGTGCTCCCGGAACACGCGGATCTCATGGACCTCTGTCTGTCGATCGCGTCCACGCTGGGGGAGTGGAGGAGCTCCGAGGGGCGGACAGTCCTGTGTTTCCACTCGCTGTCGACGGCGCTCCGGCGGTTCGAGCCGGAGCGCGTGATCGGGTTCGTGAACGGACTCAACGCCCTTTGTGAGCGAATGGGCGTTCGCGCGCACCACCACCTCGACCCCGACGGACACGACGAGGAGACGATCGCGACGCTGCGCCCGCTGTACGGAACGATCGTCGAGCACGTCCCCGACGGCGGATGGATCGTCTCCGCGGACGACCGGTCGGACACCGAGCCGTCGTTTCGCGAGACGAGCGCCCCGCCGGGCGGGGCGGCGCGGACCGACCCGGAGCGCCCCGAGACGGTCCCGATGCCGTACTCGTTCGACTCGGTCGTCGACCTGGTCTCCGAGCCACGTCGCCGCACTCTGCTGTACGTCCTGCGGTCGTGTCGGTGCGACGAGATCCACTTCGACCGGCTAATCGACCTGGTCGACGAGCGGGAACGTTCGATCCCGAGGCGCCGGTCGGACCGGTCGCGCGGGGACCTCGAGATCTCGCTCGGACACGTTCACCTTCCGAAGCTCGACGACATCGGCGTCGTCGACTACGACGACGCCGCCGGCGTCGTCAGGTACCACCGGAACCGGGGGCTGGAATCGTGCGTCCGATACGTCGAGACGCTCGAACTCGGCTGA
- the dapA gene encoding 4-hydroxy-tetrahydrodipicolinate synthase, translating into MTISHDTFAGVYPAMTTPFTDGTDEVDHEQLAADARRLADAGVDGLVPVGSTGEAATLTHDEHAEVVETVVDAVDVPVIAGTGSNSTREALDLTERAADAGADAALLISPYYNKPEPAGQYEHFATVADAVDIPQVVYNVPSRTGLNLDVDTVVDLAAHENVRGYKAASGDANRISEVIERTRDEQFDVLSGDDGMTLPLMSMGATGTISVTANVEPERTAGLVHAALDGDFECAREIHHELGPLTRALFRETNPIPVKEAMAIRGYGPAELRPPLTRGSDETLRVLTELLAELEETADTAATATEV; encoded by the coding sequence ATGACGATATCCCACGACACCTTCGCCGGCGTCTACCCGGCGATGACGACGCCGTTCACCGACGGTACCGACGAGGTCGACCACGAACAGCTCGCGGCCGACGCCCGACGACTCGCCGACGCCGGCGTCGACGGGCTCGTCCCCGTCGGCTCGACCGGCGAGGCCGCGACGCTCACCCACGACGAACACGCCGAGGTCGTCGAGACGGTCGTCGACGCCGTCGACGTGCCAGTGATCGCCGGCACCGGCTCGAACTCGACGCGCGAGGCGCTCGATCTCACCGAGCGCGCGGCCGACGCCGGCGCCGACGCCGCCCTGCTCATCTCGCCGTACTACAACAAGCCCGAGCCCGCGGGCCAGTACGAGCACTTCGCGACCGTCGCGGACGCCGTCGACATCCCGCAGGTCGTGTACAACGTCCCGAGCCGCACCGGCCTCAACCTCGACGTCGACACCGTCGTCGACCTCGCGGCCCACGAGAACGTCCGGGGGTACAAGGCCGCCTCCGGCGACGCGAACCGGATCTCGGAGGTCATCGAGCGCACGCGCGACGAGCAGTTCGACGTGCTCTCGGGTGACGACGGGATGACGCTCCCGCTCATGTCGATGGGCGCGACGGGCACCATCTCGGTCACCGCCAACGTCGAGCCCGAGCGAACCGCCGGGCTGGTTCACGCCGCCCTCGACGGCGACTTCGAGTGCGCACGCGAGATCCACCACGAACTCGGCCCGCTGACCCGGGCGCTCTTCCGCGAGACGAACCCCATCCCGGTGAAGGAGGCGATGGCGATCCGCGGCTACGGACCCGCCGAACTGCGCCCGCCGCTCACTCGCGGCAGCGACGAGACCCTGCGCGTGCTGACGGAGCTGCTCGCGGAGCTGGAGGAAACAGCCGACACGGCGGCGACCGCGACGGAGGTCTGA
- a CDS encoding MATE family efflux transporter gives MTDSPSAAQVSDLVEGDLLRPMLRVAWPLVLIQLLQVMYNVADTFWLGRLSADAVGALSLAFPIVFLFISIGGGFTAAGAILVAQHTGASSAGSGSDREAGKVAGTVLGFVMLVALVLGALGYLAVGPALSLIPADEATARDIVPLAALYMRVFFLATPFLFGFFVFVSLMRGYGDTRAPLRVMVVSVAVNVALDPFLIFGWGPFPALGIEGAAWATLFSRAVATVVGWYVLFATPAGPTVRPGDLVPDLGIVKKVVRLGVPSALEQSGVSLAFVVLTALVATFPPAVVAAYGLGNRLISLVFLPAMGLAQAVNTVVGQNLGAEKPDRAWRAVRAALGVVTAVMLPVALATAAFPEPIVQVFLPPGSPDAAETIAYASTYLRVATVMFVFLGVFEISRGAFRGAGRTGTALALSLVAVWLVRVPVTYAAVFVYDFGTAGIWWAVVAGDVVGAIAGLAWLLHGTWMRSVVEPPSGVPADD, from the coding sequence ATGACCGATTCCCCCTCGGCAGCGCAGGTGTCGGATCTCGTCGAGGGGGATCTGCTCCGGCCGATGTTGCGCGTCGCGTGGCCCCTGGTGCTCATCCAGCTGCTGCAGGTGATGTACAACGTCGCGGACACGTTCTGGCTGGGGCGGCTCTCGGCCGACGCGGTCGGCGCGCTCTCGTTGGCGTTCCCGATCGTCTTCCTGTTCATCAGCATCGGCGGCGGCTTCACCGCCGCGGGGGCGATCCTCGTCGCCCAGCACACCGGCGCGAGCTCCGCGGGCAGCGGAAGCGACCGCGAGGCCGGCAAGGTGGCGGGCACGGTCCTCGGGTTCGTGATGCTGGTTGCGCTGGTACTGGGCGCGCTGGGCTACCTCGCGGTCGGGCCCGCGCTGTCGCTCATCCCGGCCGACGAGGCGACGGCGAGGGACATCGTGCCGCTGGCGGCCCTCTACATGCGGGTGTTCTTCCTCGCGACGCCGTTCCTGTTCGGCTTCTTCGTGTTCGTGTCGCTGATGCGCGGCTACGGCGACACGCGCGCGCCGCTGCGGGTGATGGTCGTCTCTGTCGCGGTAAACGTCGCGCTCGACCCGTTCCTGATCTTCGGGTGGGGGCCGTTCCCCGCGCTGGGGATCGAGGGCGCCGCGTGGGCGACGCTGTTCTCGCGGGCGGTCGCGACCGTCGTCGGCTGGTACGTGCTGTTCGCCACGCCCGCCGGTCCGACGGTCCGTCCGGGCGACCTCGTGCCCGACCTCGGGATCGTGAAGAAGGTCGTCCGCCTCGGCGTCCCCTCTGCGCTGGAGCAGTCGGGCGTCTCGCTCGCGTTCGTCGTGTTGACGGCGCTGGTGGCGACGTTCCCGCCCGCCGTCGTCGCGGCGTACGGCCTCGGCAACCGCCTCATCTCGCTGGTGTTCCTCCCCGCGATGGGGCTGGCGCAGGCGGTCAACACCGTGGTAGGCCAGAACCTCGGGGCCGAAAAGCCCGATCGCGCGTGGCGCGCCGTCCGGGCTGCCCTGGGCGTCGTCACCGCGGTGATGCTCCCGGTCGCGCTCGCGACGGCGGCGTTCCCCGAACCCATCGTGCAGGTGTTCCTGCCGCCGGGATCGCCCGACGCCGCCGAGACGATCGCGTACGCCTCGACGTACCTCCGGGTCGCCACGGTGATGTTCGTGTTCCTCGGGGTCTTCGAGATCAGCCGCGGGGCGTTCCGGGGCGCCGGGCGGACCGGCACCGCGCTCGCGCTGTCGCTGGTGGCGGTGTGGCTCGTGCGCGTCCCCGTCACCTACGCGGCGGTGTTCGTGTACGACTTCGGCACCGCCGGCATCTGGTGGGCGGTCGTCGCCGGCGACGTGGTCGGCGCGATCGCCGGCCTGGCGTGGCTCCTGCACGGGACGTGGATGCGGTCGGTGGTGGAGCCGCCGTCGGGCGTCCCCGCGGACGATTGA
- a CDS encoding PAS domain S-box protein, producing the protein MVTSPLSEIALFGPEGRGISILLVDDDEDMAELSATFLKRELADAETTVRTDPEAALGELREAEFDCVVSDFDMPGTDGLELLEEIREEGMEVPFVLFTGKGSEEIASRAISAGVDEYLQKGGPEEYPVLANKVENLVEKHRAEAQVRRGFQAIESAEEGIGIIDEDGVYQYMNEAYAGVYDRDRAELIGEHWEVLYPPEETRRFNDEILPRLESEGTWRGRSTGVAEDGRPVPERLVLTQMDDGGHVCIVQELDREDELEAELALKTDALDAAELGVVITDPTREDNPVVYVNDWFEEMTGYDESAVLGRNCRFLQGPETDPETVAEIRAAIDAGEPVSTEIRNYDADGELFWNLLNVFPIRDDTGEITNFVGFQNDVTERKRREQRLHASTARLEALFENSPDMIVIHDAEGVVRDVNRRFCEEVGYDEEELVGMRVWDLDPTVDPEHARSFWADLPTNTPRRFEGELKRSDGTTLPIEIHLIRLDLDGEDRFVAIDRDIGERTARERELVDRNERLDRFTSVVSHDLRGPLAVARGNLSLVAEETDSEHVAAVENALDRMDALTDDLLTLAREGEDAMTVEPIRLGELVGACWGTVSTGDATLAVESGAVVEADRDQLRQLLENLIRNAVEHAGEEVTVSVGRADGGFSVADDGPGIPPAERDTVFEAGYSTADGGTGFGLNIVEQIADAHGWRVRVDESGAGGARFEFAGVDVREP; encoded by the coding sequence ATGGTCACGTCTCCGCTGAGCGAGATCGCGCTGTTCGGGCCCGAGGGGCGAGGCATCTCGATCCTCCTGGTGGACGACGACGAGGACATGGCCGAACTGTCCGCGACGTTTCTGAAGCGCGAGCTCGCGGACGCCGAGACCACCGTCCGCACCGACCCGGAGGCCGCGCTCGGGGAACTGCGCGAGGCGGAGTTCGACTGCGTCGTCAGCGACTTCGACATGCCGGGAACCGACGGGCTGGAACTGCTCGAGGAGATCCGCGAGGAGGGGATGGAGGTACCGTTCGTCCTGTTCACGGGGAAAGGGAGCGAGGAGATCGCGAGCCGGGCGATCTCGGCGGGCGTCGACGAGTACCTCCAGAAGGGCGGCCCGGAGGAGTACCCGGTGCTCGCCAACAAGGTCGAGAACCTGGTCGAGAAACACCGGGCGGAGGCCCAGGTCCGACGGGGGTTCCAGGCGATCGAGTCCGCAGAGGAAGGGATCGGGATCATCGACGAGGACGGCGTCTATCAGTACATGAACGAGGCGTACGCGGGGGTGTACGACCGCGACCGCGCCGAGCTGATCGGCGAGCACTGGGAGGTGCTGTACCCGCCCGAGGAGACGCGGCGGTTCAACGACGAGATCCTCCCGCGGCTCGAGTCCGAGGGGACCTGGCGGGGACGCTCGACGGGGGTCGCCGAGGACGGCCGGCCGGTCCCGGAGCGGCTGGTCCTGACGCAGATGGACGACGGCGGTCACGTTTGCATCGTGCAGGAGCTGGACCGCGAGGACGAGCTCGAGGCGGAGTTGGCGCTCAAGACCGACGCGCTCGACGCCGCCGAGCTGGGCGTCGTCATCACGGACCCGACGCGGGAGGACAACCCCGTCGTCTACGTGAACGACTGGTTCGAGGAGATGACGGGGTACGACGAGTCGGCGGTCCTCGGCCGGAACTGTCGGTTCCTGCAGGGGCCGGAGACCGACCCCGAGACGGTCGCCGAGATCCGGGCGGCGATCGACGCAGGCGAGCCGGTCTCGACGGAGATACGCAACTACGACGCCGACGGGGAGCTGTTCTGGAACCTCCTCAACGTCTTTCCGATCCGCGACGATACCGGGGAGATCACCAACTTCGTCGGGTTCCAGAACGACGTAACCGAGCGGAAGCGGCGCGAGCAACGCCTCCATGCGAGCACCGCACGGCTGGAGGCCCTGTTCGAGAACTCCCCGGACATGATCGTGATACATGACGCCGAGGGGGTCGTCCGCGACGTGAACCGCCGGTTCTGTGAGGAAGTGGGGTACGACGAGGAGGAGCTCGTCGGGATGCGAGTGTGGGATCTCGACCCGACGGTCGACCCGGAACACGCGCGCTCCTTCTGGGCCGACCTGCCCACGAACACGCCGCGACGGTTCGAGGGCGAGCTGAAGCGCAGTGACGGCACGACGCTCCCCATCGAGATCCACCTCATCAGGCTCGACCTCGACGGCGAGGACAGGTTCGTCGCCATCGACCGCGACATCGGCGAGCGGACGGCCCGCGAGCGGGAGCTGGTCGACCGCAACGAGCGGCTGGACCGGTTCACGAGCGTCGTCAGTCACGACCTCCGAGGCCCGCTTGCTGTCGCGCGGGGGAATCTCTCGCTGGTCGCCGAGGAGACCGACAGCGAGCACGTCGCGGCCGTCGAGAACGCGCTCGACCGCATGGACGCGCTCACCGACGACCTGCTCACGCTCGCCAGGGAGGGCGAGGACGCGATGACCGTCGAACCGATCCGCCTGGGTGAGCTGGTCGGCGCCTGCTGGGGGACGGTGTCGACCGGCGACGCGACGCTCGCTGTCGAGTCGGGCGCTGTCGTCGAGGCGGATCGGGACCAGCTCCGCCAGCTCCTCGAGAACCTGATCCGGAACGCCGTCGAGCACGCCGGGGAGGAGGTCACGGTGTCGGTCGGTCGGGCCGACGGCGGCTTCTCCGTCGCCGACGATGGCCCGGGGATCCCGCCCGCCGAGCGCGACACCGTCTTCGAGGCCGGCTACTCGACGGCCGACGGGGGAACGGGGTTCGGCCTGAACATCGTCGAGCAGATCGCGGACGCACACGGCTGGCGGGTCCGGGTCGACGAGAGCGGGGCGGGCGGCGCTCGCTTCGAGTTCGCGGGCGTCGACGTGCGGGAACCGTGA
- a CDS encoding 2,3,4,5-tetrahydropyridine-2,6-dicarboxylate N-succinyltransferase, with amino-acid sequence MTTTLESDIDDLWHRYDDGLTAADATADDRGTLDEFLDALEAGEVRAARKTGDGVDSWEANEWVKRGVLLNFGLRETERREYGGVGYYDVLPLRETEDLAARGARNTPDGTVLRRGAHLGDDTIMMSPSFVNIAASVGDGTLVDSCDTVGSCAQLGENVKLGANTLIGGVLEPVEDAPVIIEDGVSLGAGCRVTSGFRVGENSIVGENTLLTPRIPVYDLVEEEVVYGHLPENRRAFTRFVESSVSDHDLFEGGAYKPAVVATDVETETLEATRREDALRE; translated from the coding sequence ATGACGACGACACTGGAATCCGACATCGACGACCTGTGGCACCGCTACGACGACGGACTCACCGCGGCCGACGCGACCGCCGACGACCGAGGCACCCTCGATGAGTTCCTCGACGCGCTGGAGGCCGGCGAGGTCCGCGCCGCGCGCAAGACTGGCGACGGTGTCGACTCCTGGGAGGCGAACGAGTGGGTCAAGCGGGGGGTCCTCCTGAACTTCGGGCTGCGCGAGACCGAGCGCCGCGAGTACGGCGGCGTCGGCTACTACGACGTGCTCCCGCTGCGCGAGACCGAGGACTTGGCGGCCAGAGGGGCGCGCAACACCCCCGACGGGACCGTGCTCCGCCGGGGCGCCCACCTCGGCGACGACACGATCATGATGAGCCCGTCGTTCGTCAACATCGCCGCGTCCGTCGGCGACGGCACCCTCGTCGACTCCTGTGACACGGTCGGCTCCTGCGCTCAACTGGGCGAGAACGTGAAGCTCGGCGCGAACACGCTGATCGGCGGCGTGCTGGAGCCGGTCGAGGACGCGCCCGTGATCATCGAGGACGGCGTCTCGCTGGGCGCGGGCTGTCGCGTCACCTCCGGGTTCCGCGTCGGCGAGAACTCGATCGTCGGGGAGAACACGCTGCTCACCCCCAGGATCCCGGTGTACGACCTCGTCGAGGAGGAGGTCGTCTACGGTCACCTGCCCGAGAACCGCCGCGCGTTCACCCGGTTCGTCGAGTCGAGCGTCAGCGACCACGACCTGTTCGAGGGCGGCGCGTACAAGCCCGCGGTCGTCGCCACCGACGTGGAGACGGAGACGCTGGAGGCGACTCGGCGCGAGGACGCGCTGCGCGAATGA
- a CDS encoding AEC family transporter encodes MALLDIFAGAVLPIITVAAFGFALGRASDIDADPLNTVVVYVLAPALVLHSLATAAFSGATIARMTIAVTAYVLGMLVVAEGVGRLLGESEPRLSALVLAATFPNSGNYGIPLSDFAFPAGGRPAAVLYLAVQSVLIYTIGVYVASRAGGGGGIRGIRRVLTIPLVWAVPVALGARSLGVVPPADGTAMGTLQLVGDSSIPVMLLILGIQLARTDYGAALSQAAAPSILKMVVAPAVAVAIAVAVGFQDATVARVFVLESAMPAAVTPLILVGAFADDLEIGGVSVPEYVSTVILVTTLASIPILTGLIALLEGGALI; translated from the coding sequence GTGGCGCTTCTCGACATCTTCGCGGGCGCGGTCCTGCCGATCATCACGGTCGCGGCCTTCGGGTTCGCGCTGGGGCGCGCGAGCGACATCGACGCCGACCCGCTGAACACGGTCGTCGTGTACGTGCTCGCGCCGGCACTCGTGCTCCACAGCCTCGCGACCGCCGCCTTCTCCGGCGCCACGATCGCCCGGATGACGATCGCGGTCACGGCGTACGTCCTCGGGATGCTCGTCGTCGCCGAGGGGGTCGGACGGCTGCTCGGCGAGTCGGAGCCCCGCCTCTCGGCGCTGGTGCTCGCGGCGACGTTCCCCAACTCGGGTAACTACGGCATCCCGCTGTCGGACTTCGCGTTCCCCGCGGGCGGCCGGCCGGCGGCGGTGCTGTATCTCGCGGTCCAGTCGGTGCTCATCTACACCATCGGCGTGTACGTCGCCTCCCGGGCCGGCGGCGGGGGCGGGATCCGGGGGATCCGCCGCGTGCTCACGATCCCGCTGGTGTGGGCCGTCCCCGTCGCGCTCGGCGCCCGCTCGCTCGGCGTCGTCCCGCCCGCGGACGGCACCGCGATGGGGACGCTCCAGCTCGTCGGCGACTCGTCGATTCCGGTGATGCTGCTGATCTTGGGCATCCAGCTCGCGCGCACGGACTACGGCGCCGCGCTCTCGCAGGCGGCCGCCCCCTCGATCCTGAAGATGGTCGTCGCGCCCGCGGTCGCGGTCGCCATCGCGGTCGCCGTCGGCTTCCAGGACGCCACCGTCGCGCGCGTGTTCGTCCTGGAGTCGGCGATGCCGGCGGCGGTGACGCCGCTCATCCTCGTTGGCGCCTTCGCCGACGACCTCGAGATCGGCGGCGTCTCCGTCCCCGAGTACGTGAGCACCGTGATCCTCGTGACGACGCTGGCGTCGATCCCGATACTGACGGGGCTGATCGCGCTGCTGGAGGGCGGAGCGCTGATCTGA